A region of Homo sapiens chromosome 17, GRCh38.p14 Primary Assembly DNA encodes the following proteins:
- the ZNF287 gene encoding zinc finger protein 287 isoform c (isoform c is encoded by transcript variant 6) yields MTFKDVAVDITQEDWELMRPVQKELYKTVTLQNYWNMVSLGLTVYRPTVIPILEEPWMVIKEILEGPSPEWETKAQACTPVEDMSKLTKEETHTIKLEDSYDYDDRLERRGKGGFWKIHTDERGFSLKSVLSQEYDPTEECLSKYDIYRNNFEKHSNLIVQFDTQLDNKTSVYNEGRATFNHVSYGIVHRKILPGEKPYKCNVCGKKFRKYPSLLKHQSTHAKEKSYECEECGKEFRHISSLIAHQRMHTGEKPYECHQCGKAFSQRAHLTIHQRIHTGEKPYKCDDCGKDFSQRAHLTIHQRTHTGEKPYKCLECGKTFSHSSSLINHQRVHTGEKPYICNECGKTFSQSTHLLQHQKIHTGKKPYKCNECWKVFSQSTYLIRHQRIHSGEKCYKCNECGKAFAHSSTLIQHQTTHTGEKSYICNICGKAFSQSANLTQHHRTHTGEKPYKCSVCGKAFSQSVHLTQHQRIHNGEKPFKCNICGKAYRQGANLTQHQRIHTGEKPYKCNECGKAFIYSSSLNQHQRTHTGERPYKCNECDKDFSQRTCLIQHQRIHTGEKPYACRICGKTFTQSTNLIQHQRVHTGAKHRN; encoded by the exons ATGACATTCAAAGATGTGGCTGTAGACATCACCCAGGAGGACTGGGAGTTAATGCGTCCTGTGCAGAAGGAATTATACAAGACTGTGACGTTACAGAACTATTGGAACATGGTTTCTCTGG GACTTACAGTGTACAGACCAACTGTGATTCCCATATTGGAAGAACCATGGATGGtgataaaagaaattttagaagGCCCTAGTCCAG aatggGAAACTAAAGCCCAAGCATGTACTCCAGTGGAGGATATGTCTAAACTCACAAAGGAAGAAACCCATACCATCAAATTAGAAGACTCATATGACTACGATGATAGACTAGAGAGGCGAGGAAAAGGTGGCTTCTGGAAAATTCACACTGATGAAAGAGGTTTCAGTTTGAAGTCAGTCCTTTCACAAGAATATGATCCTACAGAAGAATGTCTTagtaaatatgatatatatagaaataattttgaaaagcattCAAACCTAATTGTACAGTTTGATACCCAATTAGATAATAAAACTTCTGTGTATAATGAAGGCAGGGCAACCTTCAATCATGTCTCATATGGTATTGTACATAGGAAAATACTTCCTGGAGAGAAGCCTTACAAGTGTAATGTGTGTGGgaaaaaatttaggaaataccCATCCCTCCTGAAACACCAAAGTACCCATGCCAAAGAGAAATCGTatgaatgtgaagaatgtgggaaAGAGTTTAGGCATATCTCATCCCTTATTGCACATCAGAGAATGCACActggagaaaaaccatatgaatGCCACCAGTGTGGTAAAGCCTTCAGCCAGCGTGCACACCTTACtatacatcagagaattcatactggagagaaaccctataagtGTGATGACTGTGGGAAAGACTTCAGTCAGCGTGCACACCTTACCATCCATCAAAGGAcacatactggagagaaaccatataaATGCTTGGAATGTGGTAAAACCTTCAGTCATAGTTCATCACTGATTAATCATCAGagagttcatactggagaaaaaccttaTATATGCAATGAATGTGGGAAGACTTTCAGTCAGAGTACACACCTTCTTCAGCATCAAAAAATACATACTGGGAAGAAACCATATAAATGCAATGAATGTTGGAAAGTGTTTAGTCAGAGTACTTACCTTATTCGACATCAGAGAATTCATTCTGGAGAGAAGTGttataaatgtaatgaatgtggaaaagcctttgCTCATTCCTCAACCCTTATTCAACATCAAAccactcacactggagagaaatcctatatatgtaatatatgtgggaaagccttcagccaGAGTGCAAATCTTACTCAACATCATAGAAcacatactggagagaaaccatataaATGCAGTGTGTGTGGGAAAGCATTCAGCCAGAGTGTGCACCTTACTCAACATCAGAGGATTCATAATGGAGAAAAACCCTTTAAATGCAATATATGTGGGAAAGCATATAGACAAGGCGCAAATCTTACTCAGCATCAAAggattcatactggagaaaaaccctataaatgtaatgaatgtgggaaagctttcatttattcctcatcACTTAATCAACATCAGagaactcatactggagagagaccctataaatgtaatgaatgtgatAAGGATTTTAGCCAGAGAACATGCCTTATTCAACACCAGAGAattcacacaggagagaaaccctatgcaTGTCGTATATGTGGTAAAACCTTCACCCAGAGTACAAACCTTATTCAGCATCAACGTGTTCATACAGGTGCCAAACATCGTAATTAA
- the ZNF287 gene encoding zinc finger protein 287 isoform a (isoform a is encoded by transcript variant 2) codes for MLASSKRMNSSSRSQILLRWKSDKAQSGPYNVEKEILTSRFLRDTETCRQNFRNFPYPDLAGPRKALSQLRELCLKWLRPEIHSKEQILELLVLEQFLTILPGEVRTWVKSQYPESSEEAVTLVEDLTQILEEEAPQNSTLSQDTPEEDPRGKHAFQTGWLNDLVTKESMTFKDVAVDITQEDWELMRPVQKELYKTVTLQNYWNMVSLGLTVYRPTVIPILEEPWMVIKEILEGPSPEWETKAQACTPVEDMSKLTKEETHTIKLEDSYDYDDRLERRGKGGFWKIHTDERGFSLKSVLSQEYDPTEECLSKYDIYRNNFEKHSNLIVQFDTQLDNKTSVYNEGRATFNHVSYGIVHRKILPGEKPYKCNVCGKKFRKYPSLLKHQSTHAKEKSYECEECGKEFRHISSLIAHQRMHTGEKPYECHQCGKAFSQRAHLTIHQRIHTGEKPYKCDDCGKDFSQRAHLTIHQRTHTGEKPYKCLECGKTFSHSSSLINHQRVHTGEKPYICNECGKTFSQSTHLLQHQKIHTGKKPYKCNECWKVFSQSTYLIRHQRIHSGEKCYKCNECGKAFAHSSTLIQHQTTHTGEKSYICNICGKAFSQSANLTQHHRTHTGEKPYKCSVCGKAFSQSVHLTQHQRIHNGEKPFKCNICGKAYRQGANLTQHQRIHTGEKPYKCNECGKAFIYSSSLNQHQRTHTGERPYKCNECDKDFSQRTCLIQHQRIHTGEKPYACRICGKTFTQSTNLIQHQRVHTGAKHRN; via the exons ATGTTAGCCTCAAGCAAGAGGATGAACAGTTCTTCACGTTCTCAAATCCTTCTAAGGTGGAAGTCAGACAAGGCTCAGAGTGGACCCTACAATGTTGAGAAGGAAATCCTTACTTCAAGATTCTTGCGTGACACTGAGACCTGTCGACAGAATTTTAGGAATTTTCCATACCCAGACCTGGCTGGTCCTCGAAAGGCATTGAGTCAACTCCGAGAGCTCTGCCTTAAGTGGCTGAGACCTGAGATTCACTCAAAGGAACAAATTTTGGAGCTGCTGGTGCTGGAGCAATTCCTGACCATCCTGCCTGGTGAGGTTAGGACTTGGGTAAAGTCCCAGTATCCAGAGAGCAGCGAGGAAGCAGTGACTCTGGTGGAGGATTTGACTCAGATTCTAGAAGAGGAAG ctCCTCAAAACTCTACCCTTTCCCAAGATACCCCAGAGGAAGACCCCAGAGGAAAACATGCTTTCCAGACAGGATGGCTAAATGACTTGGTGACCAAA GAATCGATGACATTCAAAGATGTGGCTGTAGACATCACCCAGGAGGACTGGGAGTTAATGCGTCCTGTGCAGAAGGAATTATACAAGACTGTGACGTTACAGAACTATTGGAACATGGTTTCTCTGG GACTTACAGTGTACAGACCAACTGTGATTCCCATATTGGAAGAACCATGGATGGtgataaaagaaattttagaagGCCCTAGTCCAG aatggGAAACTAAAGCCCAAGCATGTACTCCAGTGGAGGATATGTCTAAACTCACAAAGGAAGAAACCCATACCATCAAATTAGAAGACTCATATGACTACGATGATAGACTAGAGAGGCGAGGAAAAGGTGGCTTCTGGAAAATTCACACTGATGAAAGAGGTTTCAGTTTGAAGTCAGTCCTTTCACAAGAATATGATCCTACAGAAGAATGTCTTagtaaatatgatatatatagaaataattttgaaaagcattCAAACCTAATTGTACAGTTTGATACCCAATTAGATAATAAAACTTCTGTGTATAATGAAGGCAGGGCAACCTTCAATCATGTCTCATATGGTATTGTACATAGGAAAATACTTCCTGGAGAGAAGCCTTACAAGTGTAATGTGTGTGGgaaaaaatttaggaaataccCATCCCTCCTGAAACACCAAAGTACCCATGCCAAAGAGAAATCGTatgaatgtgaagaatgtgggaaAGAGTTTAGGCATATCTCATCCCTTATTGCACATCAGAGAATGCACActggagaaaaaccatatgaatGCCACCAGTGTGGTAAAGCCTTCAGCCAGCGTGCACACCTTACtatacatcagagaattcatactggagagaaaccctataagtGTGATGACTGTGGGAAAGACTTCAGTCAGCGTGCACACCTTACCATCCATCAAAGGAcacatactggagagaaaccatataaATGCTTGGAATGTGGTAAAACCTTCAGTCATAGTTCATCACTGATTAATCATCAGagagttcatactggagaaaaaccttaTATATGCAATGAATGTGGGAAGACTTTCAGTCAGAGTACACACCTTCTTCAGCATCAAAAAATACATACTGGGAAGAAACCATATAAATGCAATGAATGTTGGAAAGTGTTTAGTCAGAGTACTTACCTTATTCGACATCAGAGAATTCATTCTGGAGAGAAGTGttataaatgtaatgaatgtggaaaagcctttgCTCATTCCTCAACCCTTATTCAACATCAAAccactcacactggagagaaatcctatatatgtaatatatgtgggaaagccttcagccaGAGTGCAAATCTTACTCAACATCATAGAAcacatactggagagaaaccatataaATGCAGTGTGTGTGGGAAAGCATTCAGCCAGAGTGTGCACCTTACTCAACATCAGAGGATTCATAATGGAGAAAAACCCTTTAAATGCAATATATGTGGGAAAGCATATAGACAAGGCGCAAATCTTACTCAGCATCAAAggattcatactggagaaaaaccctataaatgtaatgaatgtgggaaagctttcatttattcctcatcACTTAATCAACATCAGagaactcatactggagagagaccctataaatgtaatgaatgtgatAAGGATTTTAGCCAGAGAACATGCCTTATTCAACACCAGAGAattcacacaggagagaaaccctatgcaTGTCGTATATGTGGTAAAACCTTCACCCAGAGTACAAACCTTATTCAGCATCAACGTGTTCATACAGGTGCCAAACATCGTAATTAA
- the ZNF287 gene encoding zinc finger protein 287 isoform b (isoform b is encoded by transcript variant 5), whose amino-acid sequence MRSDAEARSRLSRGAGVSGPGFSGPGWNVQLLAGTLCALRGREVAEPEDPLPLGTEPATQAPVPASPLLPVALGPLRLPVGRVPATAPQNSTLSQDTPEEDPRGKHAFQTGWLNDLVTKESMTFKDVAVDITQEDWELMRPVQKELYKTVTLQNYWNMVSLGLTVYRPTVIPILEEPWMVIKEILEGPSPEWETKAQACTPVEDMSKLTKEETHTIKLEDSYDYDDRLERRGKGGFWKIHTDERGFSLKSVLSQEYDPTEECLSKYDIYRNNFEKHSNLIVQFDTQLDNKTSVYNEGRATFNHVSYGIVHRKILPGEKPYKCNVCGKKFRKYPSLLKHQSTHAKEKSYECEECGKEFRHISSLIAHQRMHTGEKPYECHQCGKAFSQRAHLTIHQRIHTGEKPYKCDDCGKDFSQRAHLTIHQRTHTGEKPYKCLECGKTFSHSSSLINHQRVHTGEKPYICNECGKTFSQSTHLLQHQKIHTGKKPYKCNECWKVFSQSTYLIRHQRIHSGEKCYKCNECGKAFAHSSTLIQHQTTHTGEKSYICNICGKAFSQSANLTQHHRTHTGEKPYKCSVCGKAFSQSVHLTQHQRIHNGEKPFKCNICGKAYRQGANLTQHQRIHTGEKPYKCNECGKAFIYSSSLNQHQRTHTGERPYKCNECDKDFSQRTCLIQHQRIHTGEKPYACRICGKTFTQSTNLIQHQRVHTGAKHRN is encoded by the exons ATGCGCAGTGACGCCGAGGCGAGGTCGCGGCTAAGCAGAGGCGCCGGGGTTTCTGGGCCGGGCTTCTCAGGACCGGGCTGGAACGTGCAGCTCCTGGCCGGGACACTCTGTGCTTTGCGGGGAAGGGAAGTGGCGGAGCCCGAGGATCCGCTGCCGCTCGGGACTGAGCCCGCCACGCAGGCGCCTGTGCCAGCGTCGCCATTGTTGCCTGTGGCCTTAGGGCCGCTCCGGCTGCCCGTCGGCCGGGTCCCAGCGACAG ctCCTCAAAACTCTACCCTTTCCCAAGATACCCCAGAGGAAGACCCCAGAGGAAAACATGCTTTCCAGACAGGATGGCTAAATGACTTGGTGACCAAA GAATCGATGACATTCAAAGATGTGGCTGTAGACATCACCCAGGAGGACTGGGAGTTAATGCGTCCTGTGCAGAAGGAATTATACAAGACTGTGACGTTACAGAACTATTGGAACATGGTTTCTCTGG GACTTACAGTGTACAGACCAACTGTGATTCCCATATTGGAAGAACCATGGATGGtgataaaagaaattttagaagGCCCTAGTCCAG aatggGAAACTAAAGCCCAAGCATGTACTCCAGTGGAGGATATGTCTAAACTCACAAAGGAAGAAACCCATACCATCAAATTAGAAGACTCATATGACTACGATGATAGACTAGAGAGGCGAGGAAAAGGTGGCTTCTGGAAAATTCACACTGATGAAAGAGGTTTCAGTTTGAAGTCAGTCCTTTCACAAGAATATGATCCTACAGAAGAATGTCTTagtaaatatgatatatatagaaataattttgaaaagcattCAAACCTAATTGTACAGTTTGATACCCAATTAGATAATAAAACTTCTGTGTATAATGAAGGCAGGGCAACCTTCAATCATGTCTCATATGGTATTGTACATAGGAAAATACTTCCTGGAGAGAAGCCTTACAAGTGTAATGTGTGTGGgaaaaaatttaggaaataccCATCCCTCCTGAAACACCAAAGTACCCATGCCAAAGAGAAATCGTatgaatgtgaagaatgtgggaaAGAGTTTAGGCATATCTCATCCCTTATTGCACATCAGAGAATGCACActggagaaaaaccatatgaatGCCACCAGTGTGGTAAAGCCTTCAGCCAGCGTGCACACCTTACtatacatcagagaattcatactggagagaaaccctataagtGTGATGACTGTGGGAAAGACTTCAGTCAGCGTGCACACCTTACCATCCATCAAAGGAcacatactggagagaaaccatataaATGCTTGGAATGTGGTAAAACCTTCAGTCATAGTTCATCACTGATTAATCATCAGagagttcatactggagaaaaaccttaTATATGCAATGAATGTGGGAAGACTTTCAGTCAGAGTACACACCTTCTTCAGCATCAAAAAATACATACTGGGAAGAAACCATATAAATGCAATGAATGTTGGAAAGTGTTTAGTCAGAGTACTTACCTTATTCGACATCAGAGAATTCATTCTGGAGAGAAGTGttataaatgtaatgaatgtggaaaagcctttgCTCATTCCTCAACCCTTATTCAACATCAAAccactcacactggagagaaatcctatatatgtaatatatgtgggaaagccttcagccaGAGTGCAAATCTTACTCAACATCATAGAAcacatactggagagaaaccatataaATGCAGTGTGTGTGGGAAAGCATTCAGCCAGAGTGTGCACCTTACTCAACATCAGAGGATTCATAATGGAGAAAAACCCTTTAAATGCAATATATGTGGGAAAGCATATAGACAAGGCGCAAATCTTACTCAGCATCAAAggattcatactggagaaaaaccctataaatgtaatgaatgtgggaaagctttcatttattcctcatcACTTAATCAACATCAGagaactcatactggagagagaccctataaatgtaatgaatgtgatAAGGATTTTAGCCAGAGAACATGCCTTATTCAACACCAGAGAattcacacaggagagaaaccctatgcaTGTCGTATATGTGGTAAAACCTTCACCCAGAGTACAAACCTTATTCAGCATCAACGTGTTCATACAGGTGCCAAACATCGTAATTAA